The nucleotide sequence GAGACAAAGGCCAAGCAACCCAAGATCAATTGTTGCCAAGGATCCTCACTTTTCGCAGCTTCTGCTTCTACGCGGGCTCCGATTTCTTGTTGGACAGAAGCCAGTACTGCCTCAAATAATCCTTCTTTGCTCCCAAAGTTATGGTACAGTGCGCCACGGGTCACCCCGGCTTGTTTCACAATGTCTTCCATGGCGGCATCCGCGTAGCCTTGCTTAGAGAACATCTCTCTTGCCACTTCGATCAGTTTTTGCATCGTCTGCTGTTTTTGCTCTGCTTTGGACAACTTCATACTGTAAGGTCTCCTTACTTATTTCATGCCAGATTATACAGGGTCAACATAACTTTCAGCAAATACTTCAGAAGGCGGGATTACTTTTATGATATCAAGTAAAATGCCGTTCGGATCGGATGTAATAAAATGCCGCTGACCGAATTCCTCGTCTCTAATGTCGAGATGGAGAGGAAGACCTGCTTTTACAATAAGTCTCTCGTATTCAGTGTCAACATCATCGACTTCGAAATTAAGGATAAGACCACCAGCTACTGGCTTTCGGAAACCCTGTGGAATCGTGTTGTGTGAAGGATCTAAGATGGCTAGCTCAAATGACGGGGTGCTGCTCTGATTTTGCAGGCTCACATACCAGTCTGCTTCGAAAATAATTTCAAATCCAAAGTGCTCTCGATAAAACTTCGCGCTAGCCTCCATTTGTTCTGTCAAGATGACAGGATAAAAGCTGTTCACTTTCATTATGGATCTCTCCCTCACGATTGGATGAGGTTAATTTTACATACATACAGTATGTATGTAAAGTCTTTTCTATATTTTTCAACAAAGCTTTCGTACACTTTGCCGCATGCAAATCGGCAACGGATAAACCCCGCTGTGGTATAATAAGAACATCTTGGAATTAAAGGGGCTCAGACATGGCAGAAGAATGGTTTGAACGCAGCTTTCGCGAAGATTATGTGCTTGTGTATCGTCATAGGGACGATTCGGCAGCAGATGGAGAGATCGCTAATCTGTTGGAAAGATTGCCGGTAAAGGACACAGGACGCGTACTTGATCTTTGCTGCGGGAGCGGGCGTCATTCGCGTGCGCTGGCTCGCCGGGGCTATGAAGTAGTTGGTGTGGATTTGTCGCCTGTTCTCTTACAGTTGGCTGAGGAACAAAACACCTATCCACAGCTAAGTTTTGCCCGCTGTGACATGCGCGACATTCCGTTTCACGATGAATTTGATATCGTGGTGAATTTGTTTACCAGCTTTGGTTATTTCTCCACAGATGAAGAAAATGCTAACGTTATTCGTAACATGGCACAAGCACTCAAAACAAAAGGTGAAGTAGTCATCGATTTCTTAAATGCAGCGTACGTTATCGATAATCTCGTGCCGCACTCTACAAAGGAAGTCAGTGGGATGTTGATTAAAGAAGAACGCTGGATTCAGGATGGATTTGTGAAAAAGCGGATACTGATTTCCGATGAATCGTCGAATGAACCGCGTGAGTATATGGAACAGGTTCGTTTGTTTTCTGCCCAGCAAATGATCTCGATGCTTACAGAGGCGGGATTCGAAAAAATTCAAGTATTTGGAAATTACCAATTTGAAGAATATGTGGCACATGAATCACCACGTATGATTTTTTATGCCGTGAAGCAATAGGGTGCGGATAACCTGTACGTCTCGTGAATATGATGGTGTAACAACCATTCATCGGGTAAAAGGGGGCATTGCTAAAATGAGCAAGCTGTCTTTGGAACAGGTCAAATTGTATCTGAGCAAGGTACCTGGCTGGAAGCTGGTAGAAGACCGAATGGCGCTATCACGCACGTACCACTGTCGTGACTTTTCCACTGCGGTCAGTTTCGTCAACCGAGTGGCAGAAATGCTTGAGCATGACAATCAGCACGTGGAAATTCATTTGGCAGGTGGAACGGTCACGTTTACGTTAGCCACCCGCGAGGCAAAAGGTTTAACCGGCAAAGATTTTGCGTTAGCCCAGACCATTAGCAAAGTAAGCTAACTGGCAGTAGAGAAATAACCGCTTCCCACATCGAAGCGGTATTTCTTTTTGGCTTTTTAAGAGCTACTTTGTTATGATGGGCAGTATGAACCATTTCGGAGGGATTACAAGATGGACATTCAACAACACGAGCAATTGATTCAACTGTTGGCGGAGTATAAAAATCAAAAAGTTACCGTGACTTTTACCCAATGGGATACCGATAGTGAAGAAGAGGAAGAGGTAACACAATTTCAGGCTCAACTCCTCGAAACCAAGCTGACTGACAATGAATTTGAAGAAAAAGATCTCCTCCTTGTGTTTACGACAGCAGAGGGTGAAGAAATGGAAATTCTGATGGAAATTCCGGGTGATGAAGTAGATTTGGCTAGCTATGAGGAAGGCCATTTGCGTATTTTTGGAACAGAAGCGGAGATTGTTTTGCAAAAATGAAAACGAAGCGAGCTTTTCGTTATGTAGGCACGCCCGATCCCATGTCTGATAAAGAGGCGTACCACTGCGAAAAATATATAAAGAAAAACAAGCATTCCTTGGTGAGAGCGGGACAATATTTGGTTGATGTTACAGCCCTCCAGGCCTTGTTTCACTTGGACTGTTGGAATTGCAGGATGGTTCATCGCGAGACCTGCTGTGAGGGTGGACAACCTTACGCGGTAGAAGAGTGGCAGATTCCCATCATGGAGGGGGAAATCCCCTCTATCTCTGCTGGACTCCAGGATGAGTCTGAACGCAATCATTGGCTTGCGCATGGGGTTTGGGATCGCAATGAGCCTCCAGGAACCATTCGCATGCGACATGGCAATTGTCTTTTTTATCAAGAAAACAATGGGCGTTACGGCTGTGCGATCCATGCTTATGCCGAGCAGGCTGGTCGTGAAGTAGAGCCTCTCAAGCCATTTAGCTGTCAACTGTATCCAATCGATTTGATTGAGACAGGGGAAGGGATTCTGCTAACGGCGGTTACCACCGAAACGTCCTCCTTTTCCAGATGGGGTACGGATTATTTGGAGCAGTTTTACTGTGCCAGTCCGGCCCGCCGAAAGCTTGCCACGCATATAGATGACAAGCTGTTTGCTTTAGACGGCTATCGCCCAGCCTATGAGTGGAATCTCCCTTTGTTACGTTACATTTTGCAAGAACATGCAGAGAGAATAGAAAGCATGCTTGCGAGCAGCTATCGATTGGAACGTTGAATGCCTTGTGATATGATGATGTATGCATCAAGTAGATTGATAAAGGAGCAACAGCGATGAACGTCAAGACAACTCAAGAATCTCGTACAATTCAGGCATCACTGGTTCAGCCATCTGATACAAATTACCATGGAACTATTTTTGGTGGTACGATGATGGCTTATATAGATGAGGTAGCTGCAATCGCTGCGATGCGACATTCGCGTCGCCCTGTTGTGACAGCATCGATTGACTCGATTGACTTTCTTGCTCCCGTCAAAATGGGACATTCCATCTGCCTGGAAGCATTTGTTTCCTCAACAGGCAGAACGTCTATGGAGGTTTTCGTAAAAGTCATCTCGGAAAATCTCCAAACTGGCAAGCGTATTTTGACCGCGACATCTTTTCTCACCTTTGTTGCCTTAGATGAGGAAGGGAATCCGACTGATGTACCAGCTATTTCCCCAGAAACAGAGGAAGAAGAGCGATTGATGGCCACTGCGGATGAGCGCAAGAAAATGCGCAAGGAACGAAAAGGGAATCTGCAAGATTTTGTGAGCCAATTGAACATCGAGAAAAGCATATAATTTTTTTTAGTCTACACCCTGAGCGAACATTCGTTCAGGGGATTCTCGTTTATCCATGATGAGGAGGAATCGGGCAATGAAGTACCGCAGATTAGGAAAAACAGACCTGAACGTATCCGTAATCGGTGTAGGAACCTGGCAATTTGGCGGGGAGTGGGGAATGGATTTCTCGCAAGAAGCGGTTGACCAGATTCTCGACAAAGCAAAGGATCTCGGCATCAACCTGATTGATACAGCGGAATGCTACGGAGATCATCTGTCCGAACAGCTTATCGGAGGATATTTGAAAAAAAGCCACCGGGAAGACTGGATTGTGGCGACAAAATTCGGACATCATTTTCATGACAAATTTTCTCGAACCAATCATTACGGAGCAACTGAAGTTCAGCAGCAATTGGAAAAATCGCTGCAAGCCTTGCAGACCGACTATATTGACTTGTACCAATTCCACTCGGGACCTGACGAGGCTTTTGACAATGATGACTTGTGGACCTACCTCGACAAGCAGGTGCAGGCAGGAACGATCCGTCATATCGGCCTCTCGATTGCGAAAAATGACAACATGC is from Brevibacillus brevis and encodes:
- a CDS encoding DUF3109 family protein, whose amino-acid sequence is MKTKRAFRYVGTPDPMSDKEAYHCEKYIKKNKHSLVRAGQYLVDVTALQALFHLDCWNCRMVHRETCCEGGQPYAVEEWQIPIMEGEIPSISAGLQDESERNHWLAHGVWDRNEPPGTIRMRHGNCLFYQENNGRYGCAIHAYAEQAGREVEPLKPFSCQLYPIDLIETGEGILLTAVTTETSSFSRWGTDYLEQFYCASPARRKLATHIDDKLFALDGYRPAYEWNLPLLRYILQEHAERIESMLASSYRLER
- a CDS encoding acyl-CoA thioesterase, translated to MNVKTTQESRTIQASLVQPSDTNYHGTIFGGTMMAYIDEVAAIAAMRHSRRPVVTASIDSIDFLAPVKMGHSICLEAFVSSTGRTSMEVFVKVISENLQTGKRILTATSFLTFVALDEEGNPTDVPAISPETEEEERLMATADERKKMRKERKGNLQDFVSQLNIEKSI
- a CDS encoding class I SAM-dependent methyltransferase, encoding MAEEWFERSFREDYVLVYRHRDDSAADGEIANLLERLPVKDTGRVLDLCCGSGRHSRALARRGYEVVGVDLSPVLLQLAEEQNTYPQLSFARCDMRDIPFHDEFDIVVNLFTSFGYFSTDEENANVIRNMAQALKTKGEVVIDFLNAAYVIDNLVPHSTKEVSGMLIKEERWIQDGFVKKRILISDESSNEPREYMEQVRLFSAQQMISMLTEAGFEKIQVFGNYQFEEYVAHESPRMIFYAVKQ
- a CDS encoding 4a-hydroxytetrahydrobiopterin dehydratase is translated as MSKLSLEQVKLYLSKVPGWKLVEDRMALSRTYHCRDFSTAVSFVNRVAEMLEHDNQHVEIHLAGGTVTFTLATREAKGLTGKDFALAQTISKVS
- a CDS encoding aldo/keto reductase, which encodes MKYRRLGKTDLNVSVIGVGTWQFGGEWGMDFSQEAVDQILDKAKDLGINLIDTAECYGDHLSEQLIGGYLKKSHREDWIVATKFGHHFHDKFSRTNHYGATEVQQQLEKSLQALQTDYIDLYQFHSGPDEAFDNDDLWTYLDKQVQAGTIRHIGLSIAKNDNMHQTSAATSVNAKAIQVVYNRLDQKPEEGVFASCQQQDLGVLARVPLASGYLSGKYKPGSVFGGNDVRHRHDQEHVNKLLLQVEEIKKNEVPEGMDMAQWALAWCLKHPAVTTVIPGSKSPAQVEANAKAADYVSDEHPQATSK
- a CDS encoding VOC family protein gives rise to the protein MKVNSFYPVILTEQMEASAKFYREHFGFEIIFEADWYVSLQNQSSTPSFELAILDPSHNTIPQGFRKPVAGGLILNFEVDDVDTEYERLIVKAGLPLHLDIRDEEFGQRHFITSDPNGILLDIIKVIPPSEVFAESYVDPV